One region of Carya illinoinensis cultivar Pawnee chromosome 8, C.illinoinensisPawnee_v1, whole genome shotgun sequence genomic DNA includes:
- the LOC122319237 gene encoding uncharacterized protein LOC122319237: protein MAWRQIIFKARAISISPHPHPTPGFSRFFSKASLYVEKVGIPEFLNGIGKGVESHVAKLESEIGDFQKLLVTRTLKLKKLGIPCQQRKLILKYAHKYRLGLWRPRAKPLKSVTSEQRNKKLF, encoded by the exons ATGGCATGGAGGCAAATAATCTTCAAAGCGAGAGCGATTTCCATCTCCCCACATCCGCATCCAACACCTGGGTTCTCTAGATTCTTCTCCAAAGCATCTCTTTATGTAG AAAAGGTTGGCATACCAGAGTTTTTAAATGGAATAGGGAAAGGGGTTGAGTCCCACGTGGCTAAGCTTGAATCTGAGATTGGTGACTTTCAGAAGCTGCTCGTCACTCGCACTCTCAAGCTCAAGAAACTTGGCATTCCATGCCAGCAG aGGAAGCTGATATTGAAATATGCCCACAAGTATCGGCTGGGACTCTGGAGGCCTCGAGCTAAGCCTTTGAAATC AGTGACTTCTGAACAGCGAAACAAAAAATTGTTCTAG
- the LOC122319236 gene encoding uncharacterized protein LOC122319236 isoform X1 produces MCLVILFKFFLIFFLGITSIFFYWLQDHELLNYGLLFDRSIGLAEKTVGGKVKGTVYVMDHGYSEESDSMVDLESGEKTSEDDGIEDLDVVGKNAKKMLGSPRSGCNGFGGSGRDIDGLGSSNNVLQSGDVEGKTAGMVEMKMAKEKRRIRSFKKPPKPPRPPNSPSLDVADMKLVREIYELARLRRARIERRKEIKKRRAGKASSSNANLIALVITTLFCFVIIFQDVCFRSVQRLVSTNFLSVQ; encoded by the exons atgtgtttagtaattttattcaagttttttttgatttttttcctgGGTAtaacttccatttttttttattggttgcAAGATCATGAGCTCTTGAATTATGGGCTTTTATTTGATCGCAGTATTGGATTAGCTGAAAAG ACAGTTGGAGGGAAAGTGAAAGGAACTGTTTATGTAATGGATCATGGTTATTCAGAGGAAAGTGATTCAATGGTTGATTTGGAAAGTGGTGAGAAAACAAGCGAAGATGATGGAATTGAAGATTTGGATGTGGTTGGTAAGAATGCAAAGAAAATGTTGGGTAGTCCGAGGAGTGGATGTAATGGTTTTGGCGGATCAGGGAGGGATATTGATGGGTTGGGTTCGAGCAACAATGTTTTACAGTCTGGTGACGTGGAGGGGAAGACAGCGGGTATGGTGGAGATGAAAATGgcaaaagagaaaaggagaatTAGGAGCTTTAAGAAGCCTCCCAAACCGCCTCGTCCTCCTAATAGTCCGTCATTGGATGTAGCAGATATGAAGTTGGTCAGAGAAATTTATGAGCTTGCAAGATTGAGGCGTGCAAGGATTGAAAGAAGGAAGGAAATAAAGAAAAGGAGAGCAGGTAAAGCATCATCGTCAAATGCTAACCTTATTGCGCTGGTCATCACCACACTCTTCTGCTTTGTCATAATCTTCCAAG ATGTTTGCTTTAGAAGCGTTCAAAGGTTAGTCTCCACAAATTTCCTAAGTGTGCAATGA
- the LOC122319236 gene encoding uncharacterized protein LOC122319236 isoform X2 has protein sequence MVKILTRETLSLLANTSGYNLSISIPCVSFLPNNKRIGLAEKTVGGKVKGTVYVMDHGYSEESDSMVDLESGEKTSEDDGIEDLDVVGKNAKKMLGSPRSGCNGFGGSGRDIDGLGSSNNVLQSGDVEGKTAGMVEMKMAKEKRRIRSFKKPPKPPRPPNSPSLDVADMKLVREIYELARLRRARIERRKEIKKRRAGKASSSNANLIALVITTLFCFVIIFQDVCFRSVQRLVSTNFLSVQ, from the exons ATGGTAAAAATATTAACCAGAGAAACTTTGTCACTGTTGGCCAATACTTCCGGATATAATCTGTCCATTTCTATCCCTTGCGTTTCATTTCTTCCTAACAACAAACG TATTGGATTAGCTGAAAAG ACAGTTGGAGGGAAAGTGAAAGGAACTGTTTATGTAATGGATCATGGTTATTCAGAGGAAAGTGATTCAATGGTTGATTTGGAAAGTGGTGAGAAAACAAGCGAAGATGATGGAATTGAAGATTTGGATGTGGTTGGTAAGAATGCAAAGAAAATGTTGGGTAGTCCGAGGAGTGGATGTAATGGTTTTGGCGGATCAGGGAGGGATATTGATGGGTTGGGTTCGAGCAACAATGTTTTACAGTCTGGTGACGTGGAGGGGAAGACAGCGGGTATGGTGGAGATGAAAATGgcaaaagagaaaaggagaatTAGGAGCTTTAAGAAGCCTCCCAAACCGCCTCGTCCTCCTAATAGTCCGTCATTGGATGTAGCAGATATGAAGTTGGTCAGAGAAATTTATGAGCTTGCAAGATTGAGGCGTGCAAGGATTGAAAGAAGGAAGGAAATAAAGAAAAGGAGAGCAGGTAAAGCATCATCGTCAAATGCTAACCTTATTGCGCTGGTCATCACCACACTCTTCTGCTTTGTCATAATCTTCCAAG ATGTTTGCTTTAGAAGCGTTCAAAGGTTAGTCTCCACAAATTTCCTAAGTGTGCAATGA
- the LOC122319236 gene encoding uncharacterized protein LOC122319236 isoform X3 encodes MCLVILFKFFLIFFLGITSIFFYWLQDHELLNYGLLFDRSIGLAEKTVGGKVKGTVYVMDHGYSEESDSMVDLESGEKTSEDDGIEDLDVVGKNAKKMLGSPRSGCNGFGGSGRDIDGLGSSNNVLQSGDVEGKTAGMVEMKMAKEKRRIRSFKKPPKPPRPPNSPSLDVADMKLVREIYELARLRRARIERRKEIKKRRAGKASSSNANLIALVITTLFCFVIIFQGILGSRV; translated from the exons atgtgtttagtaattttattcaagttttttttgatttttttcctgGGTAtaacttccatttttttttattggttgcAAGATCATGAGCTCTTGAATTATGGGCTTTTATTTGATCGCAGTATTGGATTAGCTGAAAAG ACAGTTGGAGGGAAAGTGAAAGGAACTGTTTATGTAATGGATCATGGTTATTCAGAGGAAAGTGATTCAATGGTTGATTTGGAAAGTGGTGAGAAAACAAGCGAAGATGATGGAATTGAAGATTTGGATGTGGTTGGTAAGAATGCAAAGAAAATGTTGGGTAGTCCGAGGAGTGGATGTAATGGTTTTGGCGGATCAGGGAGGGATATTGATGGGTTGGGTTCGAGCAACAATGTTTTACAGTCTGGTGACGTGGAGGGGAAGACAGCGGGTATGGTGGAGATGAAAATGgcaaaagagaaaaggagaatTAGGAGCTTTAAGAAGCCTCCCAAACCGCCTCGTCCTCCTAATAGTCCGTCATTGGATGTAGCAGATATGAAGTTGGTCAGAGAAATTTATGAGCTTGCAAGATTGAGGCGTGCAAGGATTGAAAGAAGGAAGGAAATAAAGAAAAGGAGAGCAGGTAAAGCATCATCGTCAAATGCTAACCTTATTGCGCTGGTCATCACCACACTCTTCTGCTTTGTCATAATCTTCCAAG gTATCTTGGGGTCTCGTGTGTGA
- the LOC122318101 gene encoding transcription factor bHLH149-like, with protein MASLISYLKFEEESKRKKLWKTGYELRDPNSRSETSWRSESEQRIYSTKLVDALRLVRRNPSTADKVSSFREIREAADRVLAVAAKGRTRWSRAILASQLRLRLANNMKHKRAKVTGCSRPKRLEKKRFSPTLQRKAGLLSRLVPGCRKVSFPNLLEEATDYIAALEMQVRAMTALTELVTGPPVDRLGSTSNS; from the coding sequence ATGGCGTCTTTGATCTCCTacttaaaatttgaagaagagTCGAAGCGGAAGAAGCTGTGGAAAACCGGGTACGAGCTGAGAGATCCGAATTCGAGATCCGAAACCAGCTGGAGATCCGAATCTGAGCAGAGGATCTACTCCACCAAGCTTGTCGATGCTCTCCGGCTTGTCCGCCGGAATCCCTCGACAGCGGATAAGGTATCCAGCTTCCGTGAAATACGGGAAGCTGCGGACCGGGTCCTGGCCGTCGCTGCCAAGGGTAGGACTCGGTGGAGCCGGGCGATTCTGGCTAGCCAACTCAGGTTGAGACTCGCCAACAACATGAAGCATAAGAGGGCGAAGGTGACCGGCTGTAGCCGGCCGAAGAGGCTGGAGAAGAAGAGATTTTCACCGACTCTGCAAAGAAAAGCAGGGCTTCTGAGCCGTTTGGTTCCCGGTTGCCGGAAGGTCTCATTCCCGAACCTTCTGGAAGAAGCCACCGATTACATTGCAGCTTTGGAGATGCAGGTCCGAGCCATGACTGCTCTGACCGAGCTCGTCACCGGTCCACCGGTCGATCGGCTCGGCTCGACCTCCAACTCGTAA